A portion of the Chromobacterium sp. IIBBL 290-4 genome contains these proteins:
- a CDS encoding SDR family oxidoreductase: MHAFIVTGASRGLGHAICEALLNDGYFVVGIARNAEHALEGLAARHPERLLAINADLSDAAQASASVHTALQQLPLPECATITLINNAGVVTPIAQAGHYPADEVVKAIAINVTAPLLATDALLSATDHLPARRRILNISSGAAAKAYPGWSVYCATKAGLDHFSRSVATEQDGKANPAQIVALYPGVVDTDMQGNIRGSDEAQFPQKARFDAYKAEGALSSPADAARKIVDYLVSPAFGQLQVVDIRDL; this comes from the coding sequence ATGCATGCATTCATCGTCACCGGCGCCTCGCGCGGCCTGGGCCACGCCATCTGCGAAGCGCTGCTGAACGACGGCTATTTCGTGGTCGGCATCGCCCGCAACGCGGAGCATGCGCTGGAAGGCCTGGCTGCTCGCCACCCTGAGCGCCTGCTGGCCATCAACGCCGACCTGTCCGACGCCGCCCAGGCTTCGGCATCGGTCCATACCGCTTTGCAGCAGCTGCCGTTGCCGGAGTGCGCGACCATCACGCTGATCAACAACGCCGGCGTAGTGACACCCATCGCCCAGGCGGGACATTACCCGGCCGACGAGGTGGTCAAGGCTATCGCCATCAACGTGACCGCGCCGCTGCTGGCCACCGACGCGCTGCTATCCGCCACCGATCATCTGCCGGCGCGCCGCCGCATCCTGAACATCTCCTCCGGCGCCGCCGCCAAGGCCTATCCCGGCTGGAGCGTATATTGCGCCACCAAGGCTGGGCTGGACCATTTCAGCCGCAGCGTGGCCACGGAACAAGACGGCAAAGCCAACCCGGCGCAGATCGTCGCGCTGTATCCGGGCGTGGTGGACACCGACATGCAGGGCAATATCCGCGGCAGCGACGAAGCGCAATTCCCGCAAAAAGCCCGCTTCGACGCCTACAAAGCCGAAGGCGCTTTAAGCAGCCCCGCGGACGCGGCGCGCAAGATCGTCGATTATCTAGTGTCGCCGGCCTTCGGCCAGCTTCAAGTCGTCGACATCCGCGATCTGTAA
- a CDS encoding ABC transporter ATP-binding protein/permease yields MRMTHTGPAPADRHDWQTLRTLFPYLWAFKWRVTLALGCMVLAKVAAVTVPLYLKDIVDQLSLPAIALALPVFALVGYGAARLLSGVLGELRDAIFARVIQGAVRSVARNVFRHLFKLSLRFHLERHTGGMSRDIERGTKGIGFLLNFTVFNILPTLLEIGMVSAILLHRYAWEFAAVTLGTISIYIAFTLCVTEWRTVYRRTMNDLDSKANSKAIDALLNYETVKYFNNEEYESRRYDRNLEAWEASAIKNQVSLSLLNAGQAAIIALGVTLVMVLAARDVVAHRMTVGDVVLVATFITQLYAPLNFLGFVYREIKHSLADIERMFKLLGVNLEVADAPDAAALDARSAAVRFERVGFAYESKRQILHEVDFTIPAGQTLAVVGASGAGKSTLSRLLFRFYEVTDGAVKINGQDIRSLTQDSLRSHIGIVPQDTVLFNDTVYYNIAYGKPGATREEVIEAAKSAHIHDFVSSLPDGYDTMVGERGLKLSGGEKQRVAIARTILKNPPILIFDEATSALDSRTEKAIQHELAAISANRTTLIIAHRLSTIVDADRILVLDAGRVVEQGSHRELLDKDGRYAEMWRLQQESEPVEG; encoded by the coding sequence ATGCGCATGACCCATACCGGCCCGGCGCCGGCCGACAGGCACGACTGGCAGACGCTCCGGACCTTGTTTCCCTATTTGTGGGCGTTCAAATGGCGGGTGACGCTGGCGCTGGGCTGCATGGTGCTGGCCAAAGTGGCCGCCGTCACCGTGCCGCTGTACCTGAAAGACATCGTCGATCAGCTGTCGCTTCCGGCCATCGCCCTGGCATTGCCGGTGTTCGCGCTGGTCGGCTACGGCGCGGCGCGGCTGTTGTCCGGCGTGCTGGGCGAGCTGCGCGACGCTATTTTCGCCCGGGTGATCCAGGGCGCGGTGCGCAGCGTGGCGCGCAATGTATTCCGCCATTTATTCAAACTGTCCTTGCGTTTCCACCTGGAACGCCACACCGGCGGCATGAGCCGCGACATCGAGCGCGGTACCAAGGGCATAGGCTTTCTGTTGAACTTCACCGTGTTCAACATCCTGCCCACGCTGCTGGAAATCGGCATGGTGAGCGCGATTTTGCTGCATCGCTATGCCTGGGAGTTCGCCGCGGTGACGCTGGGCACCATCTCCATCTACATCGCTTTCACGCTCTGTGTGACCGAATGGCGCACCGTCTATCGTCGCACCATGAACGATTTGGATTCCAAGGCCAATTCCAAGGCCATAGACGCGCTGCTGAACTATGAAACGGTGAAGTACTTCAACAACGAGGAGTACGAATCCAGGCGTTACGACCGCAATCTGGAAGCCTGGGAGGCGTCGGCGATCAAGAACCAGGTGTCCTTGTCGCTGCTCAACGCCGGCCAGGCGGCCATCATCGCCCTTGGCGTCACCTTGGTGATGGTGCTGGCGGCGCGCGACGTGGTGGCGCACCGGATGACGGTGGGCGACGTGGTGCTGGTGGCGACGTTCATCACCCAGCTGTACGCGCCGCTCAACTTCCTGGGTTTTGTTTATCGCGAGATCAAGCATTCGCTGGCGGACATCGAGCGGATGTTCAAGCTGCTGGGCGTGAATCTGGAGGTGGCGGACGCGCCGGATGCGGCGGCTTTGGACGCCCGCAGCGCGGCGGTGCGTTTCGAGCGGGTCGGCTTTGCTTATGAATCCAAGCGCCAGATCCTGCATGAGGTGGATTTCACCATCCCCGCCGGCCAGACTCTGGCGGTGGTGGGCGCCAGCGGCGCCGGCAAGTCCACGCTGTCGCGGCTGCTGTTCCGCTTTTACGAGGTGACGGACGGCGCAGTGAAGATCAACGGCCAGGACATCCGCAGCCTGACGCAGGACTCCTTGCGTTCCCATATCGGCATCGTGCCGCAGGATACGGTGCTGTTCAACGACACGGTGTACTACAACATCGCTTACGGCAAGCCAGGCGCGACGCGCGAGGAGGTGATCGAGGCCGCCAAGTCGGCGCATATCCACGACTTTGTCAGCAGCCTGCCGGACGGCTACGACACCATGGTGGGCGAGCGCGGGCTCAAGCTGTCCGGCGGCGAGAAGCAGCGCGTCGCCATCGCCCGCACGATACTGAAAAACCCGCCGATTTTGATTTTCGACGAAGCCACCAGCGCGCTGGATTCACGCACCGAAAAAGCCATCCAGCATGAGCTGGCGGCGATTTCGGCCAATCGCACCACGCTGATCATCGCCCACCGGCTGTCCACCATCGTCGACGCCGACCGCATCCTGGTGCTGGACGCCGGACGGGTGGTGGAGCAGGGCAGCCATAGAGAGCTATTGGACAAGGACGGCCGTTACGCCGAAATGTGGCGGCTGCAGCAAGAAAGCGAACCGGTGGAAGGCTGA
- the rpe gene encoding ribulose-phosphate 3-epimerase — protein MRTFRIAPSILSADFARLGQEVGDVIAAGADIIHFDVMDNHYVPNLTMGPMFCEAIRPHSSAPIDVHLMVKPVDALAAAFAKAGADIITFHPEGSEHIDRTLGLIKDAGCKAGLVFNPATPLSYLDHVMDKLDMILIMSVNPGFGGQSFIPHALEKIKQARLRIDEYTAKRGGEIWLEVDGGVKVDNIAQVAAAGADTFVAGSAIYGQKDYKAVIDAMRAELAGIQA, from the coding sequence ATGCGCACTTTCCGTATCGCCCCCAGCATCCTGTCCGCCGATTTCGCCCGCCTGGGCCAGGAGGTCGGCGACGTCATCGCCGCCGGCGCCGACATCATCCACTTCGACGTGATGGACAACCATTACGTGCCGAACCTGACCATGGGCCCGATGTTCTGCGAGGCCATCCGCCCGCACAGCAGCGCACCCATCGACGTGCACCTGATGGTCAAGCCGGTGGATGCGCTGGCAGCCGCCTTCGCCAAGGCCGGCGCTGACATCATCACCTTCCACCCGGAAGGCTCAGAGCACATCGACCGCACGCTGGGACTGATCAAGGACGCGGGCTGCAAGGCCGGCCTGGTATTCAACCCGGCCACGCCACTCAGCTATCTGGACCACGTGATGGACAAGCTGGACATGATCCTGATCATGTCGGTGAACCCCGGTTTCGGCGGGCAATCCTTCATTCCGCATGCGCTGGAAAAGATCAAGCAAGCGCGCCTGCGCATCGATGAATACACCGCCAAGCGCGGCGGCGAGATCTGGCTGGAAGTGGACGGCGGCGTCAAGGTGGACAATATCGCCCAAGTGGCCGCCGCCGGCGCGGACACCTTTGTCGCCGGCTCGGCCATCTACGGCCAGAAAGACTACAAGGCCGTCATCGACGCCATGCGCGCCGAACTGGCCGGCATTCAAGCCTGA
- a CDS encoding cation:proton antiporter has protein sequence MSLPIWRELMLNPLAAFGILLALGVMGGQIAARIARLPAIAGYILTGLLIGPYSLNLLNAQLLHEAAMFVQLALGIALFEAGRRVDLRWLRVEKALLLTSLLYCALLFVALFALLNGSGFGISASLMLASLGMATSPIVVLEIVRESRADGQVSERLLTATALSSLLAITGFALSLSYAHLSANHSVEEGILMPSWLILGSAALGIVAGIAATQLNHWLGGRQREAQRVLLFGLIALLVGLADMLQLLAMLALLIAGISTRGLRHGYTVSEPGILSLSHVFTVAFFVSAGAQLSPPALAAHWQLALLCLLLRVGIGIAAWWLAARLNGLSRRQGALLGLALSPMNSGSSLLLGLGMVSLGEAAASFSAALMAALLVNEIIAPVLTRLALRQAGETASPSAP, from the coding sequence ATGAGCCTGCCAATCTGGCGCGAACTTATGTTGAACCCGCTGGCGGCATTCGGCATCTTGCTGGCCCTCGGCGTGATGGGCGGCCAGATAGCGGCCCGCATAGCGCGGCTGCCGGCCATTGCCGGCTACATCCTCACCGGCCTGTTGATCGGTCCTTACAGCCTCAACCTGCTCAATGCGCAGCTCCTGCACGAGGCAGCGATGTTTGTGCAACTGGCGCTGGGCATCGCTTTGTTCGAGGCGGGCCGCCGCGTCGACCTGCGCTGGCTGCGGGTGGAAAAAGCGTTGCTGCTCACCAGCCTGCTCTATTGCGCGCTGTTGTTCGTCGCCTTGTTCGCCTTGCTGAACGGCAGCGGCTTCGGCATTTCCGCCAGCTTGATGCTGGCCTCGCTGGGCATGGCCACCTCGCCCATCGTGGTGCTGGAGATCGTGCGCGAGTCCCGCGCCGACGGCCAGGTCAGCGAACGGCTGCTGACCGCCACCGCGCTGTCCAGCTTGCTGGCGATCACCGGCTTTGCCCTGTCCCTGTCTTATGCCCATTTATCCGCCAACCACAGCGTGGAGGAAGGCATTCTGATGCCTAGCTGGCTGATTCTGGGCTCGGCCGCGCTCGGCATTGTCGCCGGCATCGCCGCCACACAGCTCAACCACTGGCTGGGCGGCCGCCAACGCGAGGCTCAACGCGTGCTGCTGTTTGGCTTGATCGCCTTGCTGGTGGGCCTGGCCGACATGCTGCAGCTGCTGGCCATGCTGGCGTTGCTGATCGCCGGCATCAGCACCCGCGGCCTGCGCCACGGCTATACGGTAAGCGAACCGGGCATCCTGTCGCTGAGCCACGTGTTCACCGTCGCCTTCTTCGTCTCCGCCGGCGCGCAGCTATCGCCCCCAGCCTTGGCCGCGCATTGGCAACTGGCCTTGCTATGCCTGCTGCTGCGGGTCGGCATCGGCATCGCCGCCTGGTGGCTGGCCGCCAGGCTCAACGGATTGTCCCGCAGACAGGGCGCCTTGCTGGGGCTGGCTCTGAGCCCGATGAATAGCGGCTCATCCTTATTGCTGGGGCTGGGCATGGTGTCATTGGGCGAGGCGGCCGCTAGCTTCAGCGCCGCGCTGATGGCCGCCTTGCTGGTCAATGAGATTATCGCGCCGGTATTGACCCGCCTGGCGCTGCGGCAGGCCGGCGAAACCGCGAGTCCCTCCGCTCCATAG
- a CDS encoding phosphoglycolate phosphatase codes for MNLKHIQAVAFDLDGTLVDSIPDLAAAANAMREHLGLPPLDAERIKSHVGDGIASLVHRAITDERHAEADGPLWERGYRFFVQHYRGHLCDLTTVYAGVRDGLGLLRARKLPLVLITNKSERLAVPLVEELGLRDHFSLILGGDTLAEKKPSALPLLHACQVLGIAPKELAMVGDSPNDVAAARAAGSVAIAVSYGYADAATLGADLTIGSVAELYDLMKND; via the coding sequence ATGAACCTCAAGCACATCCAAGCCGTCGCCTTCGATCTGGACGGCACCCTCGTTGACTCCATCCCCGACCTGGCCGCCGCCGCCAACGCCATGCGCGAACACCTGGGCCTGCCGCCGCTGGATGCGGAACGCATCAAGAGCCATGTCGGCGACGGCATCGCCAGCCTGGTGCACCGCGCCATCACCGACGAGCGCCACGCCGAGGCCGACGGCCCGTTGTGGGAGCGCGGCTACCGCTTCTTCGTCCAGCATTACCGCGGGCACCTGTGCGACCTCACCACCGTCTACGCCGGCGTGCGCGACGGGCTGGGCCTGCTGCGCGCCCGCAAACTGCCGCTGGTGCTGATCACCAACAAATCGGAGCGCTTGGCCGTGCCGCTGGTAGAGGAGCTGGGACTGCGCGACCATTTCAGCCTGATCCTGGGCGGCGACACGCTGGCCGAGAAGAAACCGTCGGCTCTGCCGCTGCTGCACGCCTGCCAAGTATTGGGCATCGCGCCCAAGGAGCTGGCCATGGTGGGCGACTCGCCCAACGACGTCGCGGCGGCCCGCGCCGCCGGCAGCGTGGCCATCGCGGTGAGCTACGGCTATGCCGATGCCGCCACTCTGGGGGCGGACCTGACGATCGGCAGTGTTGCCGAGCTGTACGATTTGATGAAGAATGACTGA
- the apaG gene encoding Co2+/Mg2+ efflux protein ApaG, which yields MADKIYQVEVEAEPQYIAEQSNVANDIYVFGYRIRITNTGSEPAQLVSRHWIITDANQQVQEVRGMGVIGEQPHIEPGQVYEYTSAAHLTTPYGSMKGAYQMVADDGQRFEASIPEMTLVAPRVLH from the coding sequence ATGGCCGATAAAATCTATCAGGTGGAGGTGGAGGCGGAACCGCAATACATTGCCGAGCAATCCAATGTGGCCAACGACATCTACGTGTTCGGCTACCGCATCCGCATCACCAATACCGGCAGCGAGCCGGCGCAATTGGTCAGCCGCCACTGGATCATCACCGACGCCAATCAGCAGGTGCAGGAAGTGCGCGGCATGGGCGTGATCGGCGAGCAGCCGCATATCGAGCCGGGGCAGGTGTATGAGTACACTAGCGCGGCGCACTTGACCACGCCCTACGGCAGCATGAAAGGCGCTTACCAGATGGTGGCCGATGACGGCCAGCGCTTCGAGGCATCCATCCCGGAAATGACGCTGGTCGCGCCGCGCGTGCTGCACTAA
- a CDS encoding ABC transporter substrate-binding protein → MRIKPWVMLFAALCMGRAQAEDAAITVCYDKYPPYALGEFGQESQGGIKVRLLQEIGKQLGLKVTVKILPWKRCQSEAKEGRVDGILPLYKTAEREQYLAFSVPVMKQFNCFMYRKSLFRGEVDWADYASLAKYKLGMEIGSVVDKSMEDAFSASHAIERAADSITLIRMIESGRIDMATVDSNVGRYLLNQQGVTETIGLSNAPIGQMSDAAFGFSKAAGAQRWVPEFNRIIEKMRATGQLDKLLGSKVE, encoded by the coding sequence GTGCGGATCAAGCCTTGGGTGATGTTGTTCGCGGCGCTGTGCATGGGCCGCGCGCAGGCGGAGGATGCCGCCATCACCGTGTGCTACGACAAGTATCCGCCTTACGCGCTGGGCGAGTTTGGCCAGGAATCTCAAGGCGGCATCAAGGTGCGGCTGTTGCAGGAGATCGGCAAGCAGCTGGGCTTGAAAGTCACCGTCAAGATATTGCCGTGGAAGCGCTGCCAGTCGGAGGCCAAGGAAGGGCGCGTGGATGGCATCCTGCCGCTGTATAAAACGGCGGAGCGTGAGCAATACTTGGCGTTCAGCGTGCCGGTGATGAAGCAGTTCAACTGCTTCATGTATCGCAAAAGCCTGTTTCGCGGCGAGGTGGACTGGGCTGACTACGCCAGCCTCGCCAAATACAAGCTCGGCATGGAGATCGGCTCCGTGGTGGACAAGAGCATGGAGGATGCCTTCTCCGCCAGCCATGCCATTGAGCGCGCGGCGGACTCCATCACCCTGATCCGCATGATAGAGTCCGGCCGCATCGATATGGCGACGGTGGATTCCAATGTCGGCCGCTATCTACTGAACCAGCAAGGCGTCACCGAAACCATAGGTCTTTCCAATGCGCCCATCGGTCAGATGAGCGATGCGGCATTCGGGTTTTCCAAAGCCGCCGGGGCGCAACGGTGGGTGCCGGAATTCAATCGGATCATTGAAAAGATGAGGGCGACGGGGCAGCTGGACAAGCTGCTCGGCTCAAAAGTGGAGTGA